In Bactrocera oleae isolate idBacOlea1 chromosome 5, idBacOlea1, whole genome shotgun sequence, a genomic segment contains:
- the LOC118683040 gene encoding uncharacterized protein — protein sequence MHYGIFWLCAGLLLLAGGQLTKASKGRGYYYDDANPGKCTLTDTVILSPGETAISLTFCGQLTCKNEEGLGETVGCGFHAPLKGCQWGDFKDETALYPDCCERYQICA from the exons ATGCATTACGGTATATTTTGGCTATGCGCAGGGTTGCTATTACTTGCTGGTGGACAGTTAACAAAGGCGTCGAAGGGGCGTGGCTATTATTACGACGAtg CGAACCCCGGCAAATGCACGCTCACTGACACAGTTATTCTCTCACCAGGCGAAACGGCGATATCTTTGACATTTTGTGGACAACTTACGTGTAAAAATGAAGAGGGTCTTGGAGAAACTGTAGG CTGTGGTTTCCATGCGCCGTTAAAAGGTTGCCAATGGGGCGATTTTAAGGATGAGACGGCGCTATATCCAGACTGTTGTGAACGCTACCAGATCTGCGCATAG